A region of Dermochelys coriacea isolate rDerCor1 chromosome 1, rDerCor1.pri.v4, whole genome shotgun sequence DNA encodes the following proteins:
- the LOC119846307 gene encoding putative olfactory receptor 52P1, translated as MASFNFTHSDPSAFILMGIPGLEDAYMWISISFSTLYIIGLLGNFTVLFVVGKEQTLYKLMYLLLSMLAITDIGISTSVVPKALCIFWFNLKGINCLTQTFFLHAVSVMHSAIFVTIAFNRYVAICSPLRYSTILTNKRLAKLGLVALVRAVLFALPLPLLLRRLPFCANHIIPHNYCDHMAVVKMSCGDITVNRTYGLVMAFVVIGLDLMLVALSYGLIIRAILRISSKKAYPKAFNTCTTHICVMLTSCILFLFSSLTQRFGQGIALHIHIILADLFFLIPTMLNSIIYGVKTKELCEKVGKYTCKR; from the coding sequence ATGGCATCTTTCAACTTCACCCACTCTGACCCTTCAGCATTTATCCTAATGGGCATCCCTGGCCTGGAAGATGCATATATGTGGATTTCCATCTCTTTCTCTACATTATACATTATCGGTCTTTTGGGAAATTTCACGGTTCTGTTTGTTGTAGGTAAAGAGCAGACCCTGTACAAGCTGATGTACCTGCTGCTTTCCATGCTGGCAATCACAGATATAGGCATATCTACCTCTGTCGTGCCAAAGGCACTGTGtatattttggttcaatttgaaaGGAATTAACTGCCTCACCCAGACGTTCTTCCTTCATGCAGTTTCTGTTATGCACTCAGCCATCTTCGTGACAATAGCCTTCAATCGCTACGTCGCCATATGTAGCCCTCTGAGATATTCCACAATCCTCACCAACAAAAGACTAGCTAAGCTAGGGCTAGTGGCTTTAGTAAGAGCTGTTCTCTTTGCTCTTCCTCTGCCCTTGCTCCTGAGGAGGCTGCCATTCTGTGCCAACCACATTATCCCCCACAATTACTGTGACCACATGGCTGTGGTGAAGATGTCGTGTGGGGACATCACAGTCAACAGGACTTATGGCCTGGTGATGGCTTTTGTTGTCATTGGGTTAGATCTGATGCTTGTTGCCCTGTCCTATGGTCTGATCATCAGGGCCATCCTCAGAATCTCCTCCAAGAAGGCCTACCCGAAAGCCTTCAACACCTGCACAACACACATCTGTGTGATGCTGACGTCTTGTAttcttttcctcttctccagTCTGACACAGAGATTTGGTCAGGGCATCGCTCTCCACATTCACATTATCTTGGCCGacctcttcttcctcatccccacCATGCTCAACTCTATCATTTATGGGGTCAAAACCAAAGAGCTTTGCGAGAAAGTGGGCAAATACACTTGCAAAAGGTGA
- the LOC119846447 gene encoding olfactory receptor 51G2-like translates to MPTCNETNISPATFILAGIPGLEADGPWISIPFCSMYLIAILGNSLILFVIKTQQNLHQPMYLFLSMLSVTDLGLSVSTLPTMLSVFLFNTREIGIDVCLTQIFFIHTFLLMESSVLVAMAFDRFVAIHHPLRYASTLTSARIGIIGLAIIIRGSGLNIPAVILLKRWPYSKIQPLSYSYCLHADVMKMACADTTPSSFYGLFILFSSLGLDSVLIVLSYIMILQTVLSITSWQERVKALNTCVSHVCVTLLFYIPLISLSMIQRLKKKAFPQSQILLSYLHLLFPPVLNPIVYSIKTKEIRKWIKKIFQNYFTNRLQWGH, encoded by the coding sequence ATGCCAACCTGCAATGAAACCAACATCAGTCCTGCAACATTCATCCTGGCAGGCATCCCAGGGCTGGAAGCTGATGGCCCCTGGATCTCCATCCCTTTCTGTTCCATGTACCTCATTGCAATTCTAGGAAACAGTCTGATTCTGTTTGTGATCAAGACACAGCAGAATCTCCATCAGCCCATGTACTTGTTCCTTTCTATGTTGTCTGTCACCGACCTTGGCTTATCTGTTTCCACCTTGCCAACAATGCTCAGCGTCTTCCTGTTTAATACCAGAGAAATTGGCATTGATGTCTGTCTGACCCAAATTTTCTTTATTCACACTTTCCTCCTCATGGAATCTTCTGTACTAGTAGCCATGGCATTTGACCGCTTTGTTGCAATACACCACCCGCTAAGATATGCTTCGACTTTAACCAGTGCAAGGATAGGAATCATAGGGCTGGCGATAATAATCAGGGGTAGTGGTTTGAATATTCCAGCTGTCATTCTTCTCAAGAGGTGGCCTTACAGCAAGATCCAACCTCTCTCTTATTCATATTgtttgcatgcagatgtgatgAAGATGGCCTGCGCAGACACTACACCCAGCAGCTTCTATGGTTTGTttattctcttttcttctctgGGATTAGACTCAGTGCTCATTGTCTTGTCTTACATCATGATCCTTCAGACTGTACTGAGTATCACGTCCTGGCAAGAGCGTGTCAAGGCTCTGAACACCTGTGTCTCCCACGTCTGTGTCACCCTGCTTTTCTACATCCCACTGATCAGTTTGTCTATGATTCAAAGGCTCAAGAAAAAGGCTTTTCCTCAGAGTCAAATTCTTCTGTCTTatctccacctcctcttccccccggTGCTCAATCCCATTGTATACAGCATAAAAACCAAAGAGATTCGTAAATGGATCAAGAAGATCTTTCAAAACTATTTCACTAACAGACTGCAATGGGGGCACTGA